In Rhinolophus ferrumequinum isolate MPI-CBG mRhiFer1 chromosome 7, mRhiFer1_v1.p, whole genome shotgun sequence, the following proteins share a genomic window:
- the LOC117025177 gene encoding enhancer of rudimentary homolog, protein MSHTILLVQPTKRPEGRTYADYESVNECMEGICKMYEEHLKRMDHISPSITYGISQLFDFIDDLADLSCLVYRADIQTYQPYDKDWIKEKIYVLLCWQAQQARK, encoded by the coding sequence ATGTCTCACACCATTTTGCTGGTACAGCCCACCAAGAGGCCAGAAGGAAGAACTTATGCCGACTATGAATctgtgaatgaatgcatggaagGCATCTGTAAAATGTATGAGGAACATCTCAAGAGAATGGATCACATCAGCCCCTCTATCACATATGGTATCAGCCAGTTGTTTGATTTTATAGATGACCTGGCAGACCTCAGCTGCCTTGTGTACCGAGCAGATATCCAGACATATCAGCCTTATGACAAGGACTGGATTAAAGAGAAGATCTATGTGCTCCTTTGTTGGCAGGCCCAACAGGCTAGGAAATAG